From the Brassica napus cultivar Da-Ae chromosome A8, Da-Ae, whole genome shotgun sequence genome, one window contains:
- the LOC125577053 gene encoding uncharacterized protein LOC125577053, producing MDQNVKEIGNSSTPADSGDLPSDEVLPAPTDVPPLQVTDSGTGTKSNSNGSDTKNEVEANREEKLVEKEAKGSSRTNVEDKRSPEDVLKEMQMQKTHDLYCPNCTHNITRTAELFEKGKEKFQYNNENIILSFVIVVSFKYPFVFLPWLYSNTPGLYVFRHWFYDGERFF from the exons ATGGACCAAAACGTTAAAGAGATAGGAAACAGTTCCACTCCTGCAGATAGTGGAGATCTTCCCTCGGATGAGGTACTACCAGCCCCAACCGATGTTCCTCCGCTGCAAGTGACAGATAGTGGAACAG GAACGAAAAGCAACAGcaatggctctgataccaaaaatgAAGTGGAGGCAAATAGAGAAGAGAAGCTTGTGGAGAAAGAAGCTAAGGGAAGTTCGAGGACTAACGTAGAAGACAAGAGAAGCCCTGAGGATGTGCTGAAGGAGATGCAAATGCAAAAGACTCATGATCTCTACTGTCCAAACTGCACTCACAACATCACCAGAACTGCTGAACTATTTGAAAAGGGAAAAGAGAAGTTTCAATACAACAATGAAAATATCATATTGTCGTTTGTTATCGTTGTCTCCTTCAAGTACCCTTTCGTCTTCCTGCCATGGTTGTATAGCAACACCCCAGGTTTGTATGTGTTTAGACATTGGTTTTACGATGGAGAAAGATTTTTTTGA
- the LOC106412007 gene encoding E3 ubiquitin-protein ligase SINAT4 isoform X1 encodes METESMDCESSTRSISNDNGTYHFSSTKNHAAAAVVTNIVGPTTTAAATSVYELLECPVCTFSMYPPIHQCHNGHTLCSTCKVRVHNRCPTCRQELGDIRCLALEKVAESLELPCKYYNLGCPEIFPYYSKLKHESLCNFRPYSCPYAGSECGVVGDIPFLVSHLRDDHKVDMHAGSTFNHRYVKSNPREVENATWMLTVRVFQCFGQYFCLHFEAFQLGMGPVYMAFLRFMGDEEEARSYSYSLEVGGSGRKLTWEGAPRSIRDSHRKVRDSNDGLIIQRNMALFFSGGDRKELKLRVTGKIWKEQHSPDSGLCIPDLSS; translated from the exons ATGGAGACGGAGAGTATGGACTGCGAATCGTCGACGAGAAGCATCTCTAACGATAACGGAACTTACCATTTCTCTTCCACGAAGAATCACGCCGCTGCTGCCGTCGTTACCAATATAGTCGGTCCGACGACAACGGCTGCTGCCACTAGCGTCTACGAGCTTCTGGAGTGTCCTGTCTGTACCTTTTCTATGTACCCTCCTATCCATCAG TGTCATAATGGGCACACGTTATGCTCGACTTGTAAAGTGAGAGTGCACAACCGGTGTCCCACGTGTAGACAAGAGCTTGGAGATATAAGATGTTTAGCTCTCGAGAAAGTAGCCGAGTCGCTTGAGCTGCCTTGCAAGTATTACAACCTCGGATGCCCTGAGATTTTTCCTTACTACAGCAAACTAAAGCACGAGTCTCTCTGTAACTTCAGACCGTACTCTTGTCCTTACGCTGGCTCCGAGTGCGGTGTCGTAGGGGACATCCCTTTCCTTGTATCCCATCTCAGGGATGATCACAAAGTTGACATGCACGCTGGCTCCACTTTTAACCACCGCTACGTCAAATCTAATCCTCGTGAAGTAGAGAACGCTACTTGGATGCTAACTGTGAGA GTGTTTCAATGCTTTGGGCAATACTTCTGCCTCCATTTTGAAGCGTTCCAGCTCGGGATGGGTCCGGTGTACATGGCGTTCCTGAGATTCATGGGGGACGAGGAAGAAGCAAGGAGTTATAGCTACAGTTTAGAAGTGGGAGGGAGTGGGAGGAAACTAACGTGGGAAGGAGCACCGAGAAGCATCAGAGATAGCCACAGGAAAGTAAGAGACAGCAACGACGGTCTCATCATCCAAAGAAACATGGCTCTCTTCTTCTCCGGTGGTGACAGGAAAGAGCTTAAACTTAGAGTCACTGGTAAAATCTGGAAAGAGCAACATAGTCCAGATTCTGGGCTCTGCATACCAGACCTATCTTCATGA
- the LOC106359836 gene encoding transcription factor TRY-like, whose product MDSVYRLQRHNSDEVCSVEWKFINMSEQEEDLILRMYRLVGDRWEIIAGRVPGRKAVEIERYWIMRKNKHIFLPSSKS is encoded by the exons ATGGATTCAGTGTACCGACTCCAGCGTCACAACTCTGATG AAGTCTGTAGTGTGGAGTGGAAGTTCATCAATATGAGCGAACAAGAGGAAGATCTAATCTTACGAATGTACAGACTCGTCGGCGATAG gtGGGAAATAATAGCAGGAAGAGTACCGGGAAGAAAGGCAGTGGAGATAGAGAGATATTGGATCATGAGAAAGAACAAACACATCTTCCTTCCATCTTCCAAATCTTAG
- the LOC106361215 gene encoding mitochondrial carrier protein MTM1 isoform X1 — MGEAENLWVASEIPSSSSSSTADTKVLDFPTKDSTTGFEILCPTTVSLPHLEKGSSEDKLGLTERVFSAAGAAFLSAVILNPLDVVKTRLQAQAAGVSYSHPLSYDIGRMAFFGPNMMFADLRCSPSCARAGVQGTVSICPPDCFQYKGTFDVFTKIIRQEGMGRLWRGTNAGLALAVPMVGIYLPFYDMFRNRLEELSRENAPATTIFVPLVAGALARSLACTVCYPIELARTRMQAFKEAKAGMKKPPGVLKTLVGVVSEVRTVNNLQNSLHNYRVLWRGLGAQLARDVPFSAICWATLEPMRRRLLGIVGNDTNALGILGANFSAGFVAGTIAAATTCPFDVAKTRRQIEKDPCRAMRMTTRQTLIEVWRDGGMRGLFTGVGPRVARAGPSVGIVISFYEVVKYALHRQYASS; from the exons ATGGGTGAGGCAGAGAATCTCTGGGTTGCTTCAGAGATCCCCTCCTCGTCGTCGTCGTCCACGGCGGACACAAAAGTCCTTGACTTTCCGACCAAAGATTCGACCACCGGGTTTGAAATCCTCTGTCCGACAACAGTTTCCCTGCCTCATTTGGAGAAGGGTTCGTCGGAGGATAAGCTAGGGTTGACGGAAAGGGTTTTCTCCGCCGCCGGAGCTGCTTTTCTCTCCGCCGTTATTCTAAATCCTCTCGACGTCGTCAAG ACTCGATTGCAAGCTCAAGCCGCTGGAGTTTCTTACTCTCACCCTCTCAGCTACGACATTGGCCGCATGGCGTTCTTTGGACCGAACATG atgTTTGCAGACTTGAGATGTTCTCCTTCCTGTGCACGCGCTGGTGTTCAGGGTACTGTCTCTATTTGCCCGCCGGATTGTTTCCAGTACAAAGGAACCTTTGATGTCTTCACCAAGATCATACGTCAG GAGGGGATGGGACGCTTGTGGAGAGGGACTAATGCTGGTCTTGCCTTAGCTGTGCCTATG GTTGGGATTTATCTTCCGTTCTATGATATGTTTCGGAACCGGTTGGAAGAATTGTCTAGGGAGAATGCTCCTGCTACAACTATATTTGTGCCTCTTGTGGCAGGGGCATTGGCAAGATCCTTAGCTTGTACAGTCTGCTATCCTATTGAACTTGCAAGAACCCGTATGCAG GCATTCAAAGAAGCGAAAGCCGGTATGAAGAAGCCTCCTGGAGTTCTTAAGACGCTGGTTGGTGTAGTCTCTGAAGTGAGGACAGTAAATAACCTTCAAAACAGTT TGCACAACTATCGTGTTCTATGGAGAGGCTTGGGTGCACAGCTAGCCCGTGATGTTCCATTCTCAGCAATCTGCTGGGCTACTCTCGAGCCA atgaggAGGAGGCTTCTTGGAATCGTGGGAAACGATACAAACGCTCTAGGTATCCTCGGTGCAAACTTCTCCGCTGGTTTTGTAGCTGGAACTATTGCAGCTGCTACTACTTGTCCTTTTGACGTTGCAAAAACAAGAAGACAAATAGAG AAGGACCCTTGTAGGGCAATGAGAATGACGACACGACAGACACTCATAGAAGTTTGGAG GGATGGAGGGATGAGAGGACTGTTCACGGGAGTAGGTCCAAGGGTGGCACGTGCAGGACCATCAGTTGGGATAGTGATTTCATTCTATGAAGTAGTCAAGTATGCTCTGCATCGCCAATACGCTTCATCATGA
- the LOC106359838 gene encoding ankyrin repeat-containing protein BDA1, which yields MSIVVDVNRFTNVISQDPNLNGSSSKSTHGENNNEKLKKAAQDGDVERLYELIAEDSNILGHFDKVPFCATPLHIAAENGQAHFAMELMTLKPSLASKLNVSGYSPMHLALQNNHSRMVRGFVAIDSSLISIKGRGRVTPLHHVAQIGDAELLSEFLFACPSSIEDLTVKCETAVHVAVKNGNFMAFKVLLGWLKRVKKEEILDWKDEDGNTVFHIAAMMNHTEVMKLLRKTVKVEAKNLDGKTAMDILQPDQFRYGSTTTLAGYLSNNLSFMERRNNLLGLSNLGLTGKTSPNSSERRDALLVVAILIATATYQAGLSPPGGFWQENSLNPNDGNGHKAGQMTMVYKNALVFIVLNGLAFLSSLLVIIILIMELPMWKLLYGSVAALSVAMSASYITIFPNPDGELEKLLRLLFIMAFPLAMGIMLYYTFIAFTSDKESRHKVDFQASYFSSYHTASRDNYLLFISGSCWAGCFLIWAFVLPK from the exons ATGTCGattgttgtggatgtcaatagATTCACAAATGTTATATCTCAAGATCCAAATTTGAATGGGAGTTCGAGTAAGAGCACACACGGTGAAAACAATAATGAGAAATTGAAGAAGGCGGCTCAAGATGGGGATGTAGAAAGACTCTACGAGTTGATAGCAGAAGATTCAAACATTCTAGGCCACTTTGATAAGGTGCCTTTTTGCGCGACGCCACTACACATTGCAGCTGAAAATGGGCAAGCTCATTTTGCCATGGAACTAATGACCCTGAAGCCGTCACTTGCATCAAAGCTAAACGTGTCAGGTTACAGCCCGATGCATTTAGCTCTGCAAAACAACCATAGCCGAATGGTGAGAGGGTTTGTAGCAATCGACAGCAGCTTAATCAGCATTAAGGGAAGAGGAAGGGTTACTCCTTTGCATCACGTGGCTCAAATAGGTGATGCAGAGTTGTTGAGTGAGTTCTTATTTGCTTGCCCTTCTTCCATAGAAGATTTAACGGTTAAGTGTGAGACAGCTGTGCACGTTGCCGTGAAGAACGGGAATTTCATGGCATTTAAGGTTCTATTGGGATGGCTCAAGAGAGTAAAAAAGGAGGAAATCTTGGACTGGAAAGATGAAGATGGTAACACAGTCTTCCATATTGCTGCAATGATGAATCATACTGAG GTGATGAAGCTGCTGCGTAAAACCGTTAAAGTAGAAGCCAAGAATTTGGATGGCAAAACTGCGATGGATATACTACAACCTGATCAATTTCGTTATGGTTCCACAACGACTCTTGCAGGATACTTAAGCAACAATCTATCGTTTATGGAGAGACGTAACAATCTCTTGGGGCTGAGTAATCTCGGCTTGACTGGAAAGACGTCTCCAAACTCTAGCGAGCGCCGGGATGCATTACTTGTAGTGGCTATACTGATAGCCACAGCTACATACCAGGCCGGTCTCAGTCCTCCTGGCggattttggcaggaaaattcCTTAAATCCTAACGATGGAAATGGTCACAAGGCTGGGCAGATGACTATGGTATACAAGAATGCCTTAGTGTTTATTGTCCTTAACGGGCTTGCCTTCTTATCATCTCTACTTGTGATCATTATCCTCATAATGGAACTCCCTATGTGGAAGTTACTTTATGGTTCGGTGGCGGCTTTAAGTGTCGCTATGTCTGCATCGTACATAACTATATTCCCGAATCCAGATGGCGAATTGGAAAAATTACTACGTTTGCTCTTCATCATGGCATTCCCATTGGCGATGGGAATCATGCTGTATTATACTTTCATTGCATTCACTAGTGATAAAGAAAGTCGGCACAAAGTGGACTTCCAGGCGAGCTACTTCAGCTCCTATCATACAGCATCGCGTGATaactatcttttatttattagtgGGTCTTGTTGGGCCGGTTGTTTTTTGATTTGGGCGTTTGTACTACCAAAATGA
- the LOC106412007 gene encoding E3 ubiquitin-protein ligase SINAT4 isoform X2 encodes METESMDCESSTRSISNDNGTYHFSSTKNHAAAAVVTNIVGPTTTAAATSVYELLECPVCTFSMYPPIHQCHNGHTLCSTCKVRVHNRCPTCRQELGDIRCLALEKVAESLELPCKYYNLGCPEIFPYYSKLKHESLCNFRPYSCPYAGSECGVVGDIPFLVSHLRDDHKVDMHAGSTFNHRYVKSNPREVENATWMLTVFQCFGQYFCLHFEAFQLGMGPVYMAFLRFMGDEEEARSYSYSLEVGGSGRKLTWEGAPRSIRDSHRKVRDSNDGLIIQRNMALFFSGGDRKELKLRVTGKIWKEQHSPDSGLCIPDLSS; translated from the exons ATGGAGACGGAGAGTATGGACTGCGAATCGTCGACGAGAAGCATCTCTAACGATAACGGAACTTACCATTTCTCTTCCACGAAGAATCACGCCGCTGCTGCCGTCGTTACCAATATAGTCGGTCCGACGACAACGGCTGCTGCCACTAGCGTCTACGAGCTTCTGGAGTGTCCTGTCTGTACCTTTTCTATGTACCCTCCTATCCATCAG TGTCATAATGGGCACACGTTATGCTCGACTTGTAAAGTGAGAGTGCACAACCGGTGTCCCACGTGTAGACAAGAGCTTGGAGATATAAGATGTTTAGCTCTCGAGAAAGTAGCCGAGTCGCTTGAGCTGCCTTGCAAGTATTACAACCTCGGATGCCCTGAGATTTTTCCTTACTACAGCAAACTAAAGCACGAGTCTCTCTGTAACTTCAGACCGTACTCTTGTCCTTACGCTGGCTCCGAGTGCGGTGTCGTAGGGGACATCCCTTTCCTTGTATCCCATCTCAGGGATGATCACAAAGTTGACATGCACGCTGGCTCCACTTTTAACCACCGCTACGTCAAATCTAATCCTCGTGAAGTAGAGAACGCTACTTGGATGCTAACT GTGTTTCAATGCTTTGGGCAATACTTCTGCCTCCATTTTGAAGCGTTCCAGCTCGGGATGGGTCCGGTGTACATGGCGTTCCTGAGATTCATGGGGGACGAGGAAGAAGCAAGGAGTTATAGCTACAGTTTAGAAGTGGGAGGGAGTGGGAGGAAACTAACGTGGGAAGGAGCACCGAGAAGCATCAGAGATAGCCACAGGAAAGTAAGAGACAGCAACGACGGTCTCATCATCCAAAGAAACATGGCTCTCTTCTTCTCCGGTGGTGACAGGAAAGAGCTTAAACTTAGAGTCACTGGTAAAATCTGGAAAGAGCAACATAGTCCAGATTCTGGGCTCTGCATACCAGACCTATCTTCATGA
- the LOC106361216 gene encoding zinc finger protein CONSTANS-LIKE 3 isoform X1, translating to MYADTGLGFRFMQGCSPEIHQFEDLFKPYKLSDQTQISLVEACEYGFGEESDLFKAPEPIIEEPMLAVDPLSQEIVELSDLGSLQSDQQLIEKAFYECEQELLVKSAMESPLLSEVLDRKNVSQAAEMDSSSVVVSDVPVPKSVSSGSLTSMDIAQHEEAVIQRFFPPVDNGMRRAFSESDIQTLGTRNAGQVQSQLDRIIVSCTSEDRREKLSRYRDKKSRRNFGRKIKYACRKTLADSQPRIRGRFAKTEEMQK from the exons ATGTATGCAGATACAGGGCTAGGGTTCCGATTCATGCAGGGTTGTTCTCCAGAAATCCATCAGTTCGAAGACCTCTTTAAACCCTACAAGCTCTCTGATCAAACG CAGATCAGTCTTGTTGAGGCGTGTGAGTATGGTTTCGGAGAAGAGAGTGACCTATTCAAAGCCCCTGAGCCGATCATTGAAGAACCAATGCTAGCCGTTGACCCTCTCTCTCAAGAGATTGTTGAACTCAGTGATCTCGGGTCGTTGCAGAGTGACCAACAGCTTATAGAAAAGGCTTTCTACGAGTGTGAACAGGAGCTCCTAGTGAAATCAGCCATGGAGTCTCCGCTGCTCTCCGAGGTACTAGACAGGAAGAACGTCTCTCAAGCGGCGGAAATGGACAGTAGTAGCGTAGTTGTCTCTGATGTCCCAGTTCCTAAGAGCGTGAGCTCGGGGAGCCTGACATCGATGGATATAGCACAGCACGAGGAGGCGGTGATTCAGAGGTTCTTCCCTCCAGTGGATAATGGAATGAGAAGAGCCTTTAGCGAAAGCGATATACAG ACACTGGGGACTAGAAACGCGGGTCAGGTTCAGTCTCAACTGGATAGAATAATCGTAAGTTGCACCTCTGAGGACCGTCGTGAGAAGCTTTCTCGATACAGGGACAAGAAGAGCAGGAGGAATTTCGGGCGTAAAATCAAG TATGCTTGCAGGAAGACACTTGCAGACAGTCAACCGAGGATCCGAGGAAGGTTTGCAAAAACAGAGGAGATGCAGAAATGA
- the LOC106361216 gene encoding zinc finger protein CONSTANS-LIKE 3 isoform X2 — protein MYADTGLGFRFMQGCSPEIHQFEDLFKPYKLSDQTISLVEACEYGFGEESDLFKAPEPIIEEPMLAVDPLSQEIVELSDLGSLQSDQQLIEKAFYECEQELLVKSAMESPLLSEVLDRKNVSQAAEMDSSSVVVSDVPVPKSVSSGSLTSMDIAQHEEAVIQRFFPPVDNGMRRAFSESDIQTLGTRNAGQVQSQLDRIIVSCTSEDRREKLSRYRDKKSRRNFGRKIKYACRKTLADSQPRIRGRFAKTEEMQK, from the exons ATGTATGCAGATACAGGGCTAGGGTTCCGATTCATGCAGGGTTGTTCTCCAGAAATCCATCAGTTCGAAGACCTCTTTAAACCCTACAAGCTCTCTGATCAAACG ATCAGTCTTGTTGAGGCGTGTGAGTATGGTTTCGGAGAAGAGAGTGACCTATTCAAAGCCCCTGAGCCGATCATTGAAGAACCAATGCTAGCCGTTGACCCTCTCTCTCAAGAGATTGTTGAACTCAGTGATCTCGGGTCGTTGCAGAGTGACCAACAGCTTATAGAAAAGGCTTTCTACGAGTGTGAACAGGAGCTCCTAGTGAAATCAGCCATGGAGTCTCCGCTGCTCTCCGAGGTACTAGACAGGAAGAACGTCTCTCAAGCGGCGGAAATGGACAGTAGTAGCGTAGTTGTCTCTGATGTCCCAGTTCCTAAGAGCGTGAGCTCGGGGAGCCTGACATCGATGGATATAGCACAGCACGAGGAGGCGGTGATTCAGAGGTTCTTCCCTCCAGTGGATAATGGAATGAGAAGAGCCTTTAGCGAAAGCGATATACAG ACACTGGGGACTAGAAACGCGGGTCAGGTTCAGTCTCAACTGGATAGAATAATCGTAAGTTGCACCTCTGAGGACCGTCGTGAGAAGCTTTCTCGATACAGGGACAAGAAGAGCAGGAGGAATTTCGGGCGTAAAATCAAG TATGCTTGCAGGAAGACACTTGCAGACAGTCAACCGAGGATCCGAGGAAGGTTTGCAAAAACAGAGGAGATGCAGAAATGA
- the LOC106361215 gene encoding mitochondrial carrier protein MTM1 isoform X2 — protein sequence MGEAENLWVASEIPSSSSSSTADTKVLDFPTKDSTTGFEILCPTTVSLPHLEKGSSEDKLGLTERVFSAAGAAFLSAVILNPLDVVKTRLQAQAAGVSYSHPLSYDIGRMAFFGPNMMFADLRCSPSCARAGVQGTVSICPPDCFQYKGTFDVFTKIIRQEGMGRLWRGTNAGLALAVPMVGIYLPFYDMFRNRLEELSRENAPATTIFVPLVAGALARSLACTVCYPIELARTRMQAFKEAKAGMKKPPGVLKTLVGVVSEVRTVNNLQNMHNYRVLWRGLGAQLARDVPFSAICWATLEPMRRRLLGIVGNDTNALGILGANFSAGFVAGTIAAATTCPFDVAKTRRQIEKDPCRAMRMTTRQTLIEVWRDGGMRGLFTGVGPRVARAGPSVGIVISFYEVVKYALHRQYASS from the exons ATGGGTGAGGCAGAGAATCTCTGGGTTGCTTCAGAGATCCCCTCCTCGTCGTCGTCGTCCACGGCGGACACAAAAGTCCTTGACTTTCCGACCAAAGATTCGACCACCGGGTTTGAAATCCTCTGTCCGACAACAGTTTCCCTGCCTCATTTGGAGAAGGGTTCGTCGGAGGATAAGCTAGGGTTGACGGAAAGGGTTTTCTCCGCCGCCGGAGCTGCTTTTCTCTCCGCCGTTATTCTAAATCCTCTCGACGTCGTCAAG ACTCGATTGCAAGCTCAAGCCGCTGGAGTTTCTTACTCTCACCCTCTCAGCTACGACATTGGCCGCATGGCGTTCTTTGGACCGAACATG atgTTTGCAGACTTGAGATGTTCTCCTTCCTGTGCACGCGCTGGTGTTCAGGGTACTGTCTCTATTTGCCCGCCGGATTGTTTCCAGTACAAAGGAACCTTTGATGTCTTCACCAAGATCATACGTCAG GAGGGGATGGGACGCTTGTGGAGAGGGACTAATGCTGGTCTTGCCTTAGCTGTGCCTATG GTTGGGATTTATCTTCCGTTCTATGATATGTTTCGGAACCGGTTGGAAGAATTGTCTAGGGAGAATGCTCCTGCTACAACTATATTTGTGCCTCTTGTGGCAGGGGCATTGGCAAGATCCTTAGCTTGTACAGTCTGCTATCCTATTGAACTTGCAAGAACCCGTATGCAG GCATTCAAAGAAGCGAAAGCCGGTATGAAGAAGCCTCCTGGAGTTCTTAAGACGCTGGTTGGTGTAGTCTCTGAAGTGAGGACAGTAAATAACCTTCAAAACA TGCACAACTATCGTGTTCTATGGAGAGGCTTGGGTGCACAGCTAGCCCGTGATGTTCCATTCTCAGCAATCTGCTGGGCTACTCTCGAGCCA atgaggAGGAGGCTTCTTGGAATCGTGGGAAACGATACAAACGCTCTAGGTATCCTCGGTGCAAACTTCTCCGCTGGTTTTGTAGCTGGAACTATTGCAGCTGCTACTACTTGTCCTTTTGACGTTGCAAAAACAAGAAGACAAATAGAG AAGGACCCTTGTAGGGCAATGAGAATGACGACACGACAGACACTCATAGAAGTTTGGAG GGATGGAGGGATGAGAGGACTGTTCACGGGAGTAGGTCCAAGGGTGGCACGTGCAGGACCATCAGTTGGGATAGTGATTTCATTCTATGAAGTAGTCAAGTATGCTCTGCATCGCCAATACGCTTCATCATGA
- the LOC106361218 gene encoding membrane protein of ER body-like protein → MTRTKGTEPEGKADLPSETHKKIGEDQDSTTKPDEKEVLGDKEGVPSLIGGQSTPGNKTNGSERAKEIPPPPMAPQPTTLAKTLSILRQHIVVPVHNVLRTELDILKSIVYGGLIESVTSFGVVSSAAASGTSTLNVMALGVANLFSGLFLIIYNVSCFVPSPSPEKENISLFFSNVCQ, encoded by the exons ATGACCCGGACCAAGGGAACAGAACCGGAAGGTAAGGCAGATTTGCCAAGTGAGACGCACAAAAAAATTGGTGAAGATCAAGATTCTACGACTAAACCAG ACGAAAAAGAGGTTCTTGGAGATAAAGAAGGTGTTCCTTCGCTGATTGGTGGTCAGTCTACTCCAGGCAACAAAACAAATGGTTCAGAGAGAGCGAAAGAGATCCCTCCTCCCCCTATGGCCCCTCAACCTACAACATTAGCCAAAACTCTAAGCATTTTGAGGCAACATATAGTGGTTCCGGTTCACAATGTCTTACGAACAGAACTAGATATCTTGAAGAGTATTGTGTACGGTGGTCTAATCGAGTCCGTCACAAGCTTTGGTGTTGTATCCTCCGCTGCTGCTTCCGGAACTTCGACTC TCAACGTTATGGCCTTGGGGGTAGCCAATTTATTCAGTGGCCTATTTCTCATTATTTACAACGTAAGTTGTTTTGTTCCCTCTCCTTCTCCAGAAAAAGAGAATATTAGTTTGTTTTTCTCTAATGTTTGTCAATAA